The window AGAGAAACAATTGTTCTTAATTTAATCAAAGATGAATTAATAAATAAATAGGGACTTTTAAAAGTCCCTATTTATCCAAATACCTTACTAAAAAATCCTTTTTTGCTTTCCTTCCTATTGTTTGCTAAATACAACATAAGCTTCTGATTTTCTACCCTAACCTGCTTTCTAACCTTATTACTTATCTCATCTCTTAAGTTTATACTTATATCGTCTAGTTTTTCACTGATTTCATTTCCAAGATCTTCTTTTAGTTTTTGCTCTCTCTCAATAACAATATCTCCAATAGCTGCACCCATTATATTCTTAAAATTTTCAGCCATAGTTTGTTGAATATCTTCAATAGATTCTAATGGATTAGCTTGAGTCAAAGTAGCTGCACATTCCTCATTAGATTTGTCAAAATTACTATTATGTATATATTCCTTTATAAAATTTGTTCCCATTCCTTTTTGCTTATATTTCTTTATATTTTGTATTAATTCAATATCATAGTCTGTATAGTTTCTATTTCCATTATCACCTCTAGATACTTTAAGTTCAAACTCTTTTTCCCATCCTCTTAAAGTTTTTTTATTTAATCCTGTTTTTCTAGATACCTCACTAGTAGTATATATTTTCATAAATATCCCCCTTATTAAAAACAAAAATTATAATAATTCTAACCATATTTTTTAAGTTCAACAAAACCATTTATATTCCTTTAATCAAAAAAAGAGTTAATACAACATATTCGCCGTATTAACCCTTTAAAATATTATTCTTCATCATAAAATTCCAAATAAGAATGCTTTTTAGAGTCTTTTTGCCATCCCAAAATAGCATCTATATTAACATTTTCTGCTGATTTAAATATACATTTATCTATATCCTCAAAATCAAGCTTAAGTTTTTTTATAAGTTCTTTTATCTCAGTTCTCTTATTAGATGTTTTCTTAGCAGCAACCATGCACGCACAATTCAGTGGCCATATACCACTTTTTTGTGTAAATGTTTGTATATCATTTTCTCTTATATAATACATGGGTCTTATCAGTTCCAACCCTTCATGATTTGCAGACTTTAACTTAGGAAGCATAGTTTTAAAACTTCCTGCATAAAACATATTTATAAGAGTAGTCTCAATGACATCATTAAAATGATGTCCAAGTGCTAGCTTATTACATCCAAGTTCTTGTGCCTTTGCATACAAAGACCCTCTTCTCATCTTAGCACACATATAACATGGATAATCCTGAGCTATTTTATCTATTACCTCAAATATTTGAGACTCATATAAATGAATAGGTATATTCAAATAATTACAATTATCAATTAAAAGTTCTTTTATATTCTCATGATATCCAGGGTCCATAGCTATAAATTCAAGATCAAATTTTATTTGACCATGTCTTTTAAGTTCTTGAAATAGCTTTGCCATAAGCATACTATCTTTTCCACCAGATATAGCAACAGCTACCTTATCTCCATCCTTTAAAAGATCATAATCCTTTATACCTTTTACAAACCTTGACCATATACGCTTTCTATAGGTCTTTATTATACTTTTCTCAATGTCTTTAAGTGGTTTTCTTTCATTAAATGGTATTAATACTTCGCATCCACTTCCAGCAATGCCATTATTTTCTTGATTACTCATTATGTCACCTCTCTTTAACAAAAGTATTATAGCACTTTTTATAAATTATGTCTCTGTATTAATATTCCAAAAGTTTATTCTATACTATCAATATATCTATCTACATAATCAATCAACTCTTTGCAGCTAATCTTATTGCCTTTTAGCTCCTTACATATAACACTTCCATATTCTTGTTCTATTTTGTTCATAAGCTCTTTAGTATATAATCTAGCTTCTTTTTTTTGTTCTGCATCTTGTCCACCTTTTAAAACACCTATAGAACTAACACCTGCGCAGATTGCTCCACATACACTTCCAACTCCCATGCCATGGCCCATAGAACTTGCTATTGCTACAGGTATTTCCGTATTCTTTTTCTCATTAGTTGCTTTAATTACAGACTCAGCACAATTATATCCATTTCCAAAATAATCTAACGCTTTTTTCATATGTATCTCTCTCCTTTTAAATTTACTTTTAATATAACATCCGAATATATTGTACCATTATATTGCAAAAAAATGTATAAAACTATGCTATATATGTCAATAATTAAGACTCATACTAAACTTAACCGGAGGTATACTAATGTTAGAATACAAAGAATTAAAACAAATACTACACTCAATTGAATATTCTATACATAACTTAGAAAATAGTTTAGATAAGTATAGTAAATGCTTACCAAAATCTGATAAATTAGAAATAATCGCTCAAATACAAAATTACAACGATATACAAAACAAACTAGAAAAACTAACAAATGAAATGGAAGTTAAAGCAACTTAAACATACAATTACTTTGATGTTGAGCCTATACCACCTAATCTATCAACTTGAACAGGCTCATCATCATCTGCTATTAAATACTTTTGAAATATTCCCTGTGCAAATGCTTCCCCACATTTAACCTCAAACCTTTTATCTCCTTCATTCTTTAAAGCTACAAATATATGACCTTCATTCTTTTCATTATTATAGTAATCAGAATCTATAAGTCCAACTTGATTTTTAAGCCTTATATTATATTTAAATCCATGACTACTTCTAACCAATATGCATAAACACTCATCCTGTTTCATATAGCTTTTAATCCCAGTCGGAACAACAATAGACTCTCCCGGACTCAAAGTAAAATCATTAACACAATAAAAATCATATCCAGCAGATAAACTAGTAGCACGTCTTGGTTTTTTCATATTATTATATTTTTCTTTTATAACTTCATCACTTAAATCTCTTCCTAAAGTCTTTTTAAATTCATCATAACTTACTATCTCAAATCCTCTAATCATATAAGTCTCCTTTTATTAATATATTTTCTTTTAATATATTAACATCGGATTTTCTATTTGTATATATCAATATTTTGATTATATAATTCATTAGTTCCCACTGTACATCTTATCTTACAAGATATTTCCTCATACTTTTTAAGTTGATATATTATATCGACTTTATCTAAATCACATAAATGCTCACTATATTTATTTAAATAATTCTCCAGATTAGCTATAGAATAATCTAATGATTTAGATATAATATGTAGATCATCTGTTTTAAACATAATACCATCTCCTTCCTAATAACTACATTCTATCCAAATACATATTAATTAATAACACAACAAAACCCTAAAAACTAAATAA is drawn from Tepidibacter hydrothermalis and contains these coding sequences:
- a CDS encoding MerR family transcriptional regulator, with the translated sequence MKIYTTSEVSRKTGLNKKTLRGWEKEFELKVSRGDNGNRNYTDYDIELIQNIKKYKQKGMGTNFIKEYIHNSNFDKSNEECAATLTQANPLESIEDIQQTMAENFKNIMGAAIGDIVIEREQKLKEDLGNEISEKLDDISINLRDEISNKVRKQVRVENQKLMLYLANNRKESKKGFFSKVFG
- a CDS encoding tRNA 2-thiocytidine biosynthesis TtcA family protein, which encodes MSNQENNGIAGSGCEVLIPFNERKPLKDIEKSIIKTYRKRIWSRFVKGIKDYDLLKDGDKVAVAISGGKDSMLMAKLFQELKRHGQIKFDLEFIAMDPGYHENIKELLIDNCNYLNIPIHLYESQIFEVIDKIAQDYPCYMCAKMRRGSLYAKAQELGCNKLALGHHFNDVIETTLINMFYAGSFKTMLPKLKSANHEGLELIRPMYYIRENDIQTFTQKSGIWPLNCACMVAAKKTSNKRTEIKELIKKLKLDFEDIDKCIFKSAENVNIDAILGWQKDSKKHSYLEFYDEE
- a CDS encoding C-GCAxxG-C-C family (seleno)protein yields the protein MKKALDYFGNGYNCAESVIKATNEKKNTEIPVAIASSMGHGMGVGSVCGAICAGVSSIGVLKGGQDAEQKKEARLYTKELMNKIEQEYGSVICKELKGNKISCKELIDYVDRYIDSIE
- a CDS encoding deoxyuridine 5'-triphosphate nucleotidohydrolase codes for the protein MIRGFEIVSYDEFKKTLGRDLSDEVIKEKYNNMKKPRRATSLSAGYDFYCVNDFTLSPGESIVVPTGIKSYMKQDECLCILVRSSHGFKYNIRLKNQVGLIDSDYYNNEKNEGHIFVALKNEGDKRFEVKCGEAFAQGIFQKYLIADDDEPVQVDRLGGIGSTSK